One Mytilus trossulus isolate FHL-02 chromosome 5, PNRI_Mtr1.1.1.hap1, whole genome shotgun sequence DNA segment encodes these proteins:
- the LOC134717792 gene encoding uncharacterized protein LOC134717792, translating to MFDVIQWLNPLETMAESLEQPNPVAVPECSFSSQCGRNIIVDGPTARWNSVVSGGRVVVDKPIFPGKELKLSFDGKGHAEVGILTKDPASIPDINHVEKLKELTVIQSAKIYKQTGTANIKRSDCGRKIITKADKESSVTIKRNDKVWVTVNIIFGDLEVEIETEGYNFSNKTGGNIQLENNDTWANLKFPNPCAVCFVGNPIRRKEALNFQIDPILRDGKPSRNFSIKIAISQSNPVNLLSENDTYDDITSLPVIHFDEIPIKCKNVIQIGLSDNGTVQINYDKGTLNKKTNNKQIFCIFEICRINLHCKGKIVDFSPSVETVLCESKRKKSNPVGASSIDQVDTIVVPPNPEYVRSKKMLESIRHDAESISIHSNDFKPANESRNIIGDVSLSMVNNGSNITNTAESRIRSNETLLPVDNISPSELNLRLQSVEETIGNPTTGKEGMRQSQYQELKLEIQAIKTMLGELQLSIQPQTNTKTLTLTELNEYNPEMSLNEVLQKNYVNLIKMIDTVPLLDLLYESDYIRHNECERLGKLSQTDQESANRDLLNTIIRRQSISLGHFASLLFQSKQIGVLAVLFPGKNINK from the exons ATGTTTGACGTCATACAGTGGTTAAACCCTCTGGAAACAATGGCTGAATCATTGGAACAGCCTAATCCGGTAGCT GTCCCAGAATGCTCATTTTCATCTCAGTGCGGTCGGAATATAATTGTTGATGGCCCAACAGCTAGATGGAACAGTGTTGTCTCAGGGGGCAGAGTTGTTGTCGACAAACCAATATTTCCTGGTAAAGAACTCAAGTTGTCTTTTGATGGAAAGGGTCATGCCGAAGTTGGAATACTCACGAAAGATCCTGCTTCAATACCTGACATCAACCATGTGGAAAAGTTGAAAGAATTGACTGTAATACAAAGTGcgaaaatttacaaacaaacgGGCACTGCCAATATAAAACGATCAGATTGTGGAAGGAAAATCATAACAAAAGCAGACAAAGAGTCTAGCGTTACAATTAAAAGGAATGATAAAGTATGGGTTActgttaatattatatttggAGATCTGGAAGTAGAAATAG agaCTGAAggttacaatttttcaaataaaacaggTGGAAATATACAACTCGAGAATAATGATACATGGGCGAATTTAAAATTCCCCAATCCTTGCGCTGTTTGCTTTGTCGGAAATCCTATCAGACGAAAGGAAGCATTAAACTTTCAGATTGATCCCATCTTAAGAGATGGTAAACCTTCAAGAAATTTCAGTATTAAAATAGCGATATCACAGTCTAATCCAGTTAACCTTCTGTCAGAAAATGATACCTATGATGATATTACGTCACTTCCTGTAATTCATTTCGATGAAATTCCAATCAAATGCAAAAACGTAATTCAGATTGGACTATCGGATAATGGAACTGTTCAAATAAACTACGATAAAGGGACACTTAACaaaaaaaccaataacaaacaaatattttgcattttcgAAATTTGCAGGATAAATCTTCATTGCAAAGGTAAAATCGTAGACTTTTCACCATCTGTCGAGACTGTACTATGcgaaagtaaaagaaaaaaaagcaacCCCGTTGGCGCTTCGTCGATTGATCAGGTCGACACCATTGTTGTTCCTCCTAACCCGGAGTATGTTCGAAGTAAAAAGATGCTAGAATCTATAAGACATGACGCAGAATCTATATCGATTCACTCGAACGATTTCAAACCAGCTAATGAATCCAGAAATATTATCGGCGATGTCTCACTTTCGATGGTCAATAATGGTTCGAATATAACCAACACAGCGGAATCTCGTATCAGAAGTAATGAAACATTGTTACCAGTCGATAATATCTCACCGAGTGAGTTAAATTTAAGATTGCAGTCAGTTGAAGAAACTATCGGTAACCCTACAACTGGAAAAGAAGGCATGCGACAGTCCCAGTATCAGGAACTTAAATTAGAAATTCAAGCCATAAAGACAATGTTGGGTGAACTTCAGTTATCGATACAAcctcaaacaaatacaaaaacccTTACCTTAACTGAGTTAAATGAATATAATCCTGAGATGTCACTCAATGAAGTTCTACAGAAGAACTATGTAAACTTAATCAAAATGATAGATACAGTGCCGTTATTGGATCTGTTATATGAATCAGATTACATCAGGCACAACGAATGCGAAAGATTAGGAAAACTTTCCCAAACTGACCAAGAAAGTGCTAATCGCGATCTTTTAAATACTATAATACGCAGACAAAGTATTAGTCTCGGCCACTTTGCAAGTCTTTTATTTCAATCAAAACAGATTGGAGTTTTAGCAGTTTTATTTCCAgggaaaaatataaataaataa